From the Hyphomicrobium sp. ghe19 genome, one window contains:
- a CDS encoding HAMP domain-containing sensor histidine kinase, with amino-acid sequence MDDNADSVEPAAEMPARPARRGRSRDDLKSFRDKLTHGTVHKPEFEYELLTMFARNETSAPFAMPALCFIFYITSMFWASFTEATTWIAIVSISRVYMLDQCRRLLSIPRTEVNVGQWRRHFNRIELVNGFALAAFALIGITIHNTESASPATFSSHVFIFATLMVVLAIRMTFASTLPRLFLAGTVPMTVAVAGRLFTLGDPFYFALASMAIGIHVFFVYLARGLHSTALAMVEFRAEKDNLISELEEASAISDEARRRAEAANKAKSRFLATMSHELRTPLNAIMGFSEVMEKELLGPIGNDIYRDYARSIYQSGDHLLCIINEILDLSRIEAGRYDLHEETMRLTDIAEDCQRLVKIKADAKTLAIVEDFAPDLPHIWADPRALRQICLNLLSNALKFTPKGGRITLIVGHTQDGGQFLTVSDTGPGIPKEEIPRVLQAFGQGSLAHETAEGGTGLGLPIVQNLIHLHGGTFDLQSELRKGTEVTVTLPPQRVLHAIAPLQPLGQERHRDPAPRPARQPRMRMAPAGVPDQVAYRVAGDAR; translated from the coding sequence ATGGACGATAACGCCGATAGCGTCGAACCGGCAGCTGAAATGCCAGCTCGCCCGGCGCGACGAGGCCGTTCACGGGATGACCTCAAATCATTCCGGGATAAGCTTACGCACGGCACCGTCCATAAGCCGGAATTCGAATACGAACTGCTCACGATGTTCGCGCGCAACGAGACGAGCGCGCCCTTCGCGATGCCGGCGCTTTGCTTCATCTTTTACATCACGTCGATGTTCTGGGCGTCGTTCACGGAAGCGACGACGTGGATCGCCATCGTTTCCATCTCCCGTGTCTACATGCTCGACCAGTGCCGGCGGCTGCTTTCCATTCCGCGCACCGAAGTCAACGTCGGTCAGTGGCGCCGCCATTTCAACCGCATCGAACTCGTCAACGGTTTCGCGTTGGCGGCTTTCGCACTCATCGGCATCACGATCCACAACACCGAAAGCGCGTCGCCGGCGACATTCTCCTCGCATGTCTTCATTTTCGCGACGTTGATGGTGGTGCTGGCGATCCGGATGACGTTCGCGTCGACACTCCCCCGCCTTTTCCTCGCGGGCACCGTTCCGATGACTGTCGCGGTCGCTGGCCGGCTGTTCACGCTCGGCGATCCGTTCTATTTCGCGCTCGCCTCGATGGCGATCGGCATCCATGTGTTCTTCGTCTATCTCGCGCGCGGATTGCACTCGACGGCGCTCGCGATGGTGGAGTTCCGCGCCGAGAAAGACAACCTTATCTCGGAACTCGAGGAAGCGAGCGCCATTTCGGACGAAGCGCGCCGCCGCGCCGAGGCTGCCAACAAAGCCAAATCGCGCTTTCTCGCGACCATGAGCCATGAGCTTCGCACGCCGCTCAATGCGATCATGGGTTTTTCCGAAGTCATGGAAAAAGAGCTGCTGGGACCGATCGGCAACGATATTTACCGCGATTATGCGCGCAGCATTTATCAGAGCGGTGACCATCTCCTCTGCATCATCAACGAGATCCTCGATCTTTCGCGCATCGAAGCGGGCCGCTACGATCTGCACGAGGAGACGATGCGTCTCACGGACATCGCCGAGGATTGCCAGCGCCTCGTCAAGATCAAGGCCGACGCGAAAACCCTTGCGATCGTCGAAGATTTTGCTCCGGACTTGCCGCATATCTGGGCCGATCCGCGGGCGCTCCGTCAGATCTGTCTCAATCTGCTGTCGAACGCACTGAAGTTCACGCCGAAGGGTGGCCGCATCACGCTGATCGTGGGTCACACGCAGGATGGCGGACAGTTTCTGACTGTCTCGGATACCGGCCCCGGCATTCCCAAGGAAGAAATTCCGCGCGTTCTCCAGGCCTTCGGCCAGGGCTCGCTCGCGCATGAAACGGCCGAGGGCGGAACGGGTCTCGGACTTCCGATCGTGCAAAACCTCATCCATTTGCATGGCGGCACGTTCGATCTTCAGTCGGAATTGCGCAAGGGAACGGAAGTTACCGTGACGCTTCCGCCGCAGCGCGTGCTCCATGCCATTGCGCCGTTGCAGCCGCTTGGGCAGGAGCGTCACCGCGATCCCGCGCCGCGTCCGGCGCGCCAGCCGCGCATGCGCATGGCCCCGGCCGGTGTCCCCGATCAAGTCGCCTACCGGGTTGCGGGCGATGCTCGATAG
- a CDS encoding type III PLP-dependent enzyme: MEKFATALEMVTEMKPDLPVFAARPHAAGRAARWFIKNFPGEVAYAYKANSSVFLIGALFGAGIKQFDVASVAELEDAATIPGVRLHFMHPVKSRYAIRRAYFDYDIKCFALDSEDELQKIIEETDGAKDLELFVRVSVPAKNSRVPLEHKFGISGQRAQRLLVKARQVADELGITFHVGSQTVTPDAYAMAFEEVKKHIVKAGVVVDAIDIGGGFPSRYTDSVPARLSDFMEVIKSSMAKMPVTEHCRLICEPGRALVAEAESLIVKVDLRKPGNQLFINDGSYGALFDSAHLGFIFPVRLIRPGLDPNEPLEPFEFWGPTCDSIDRMKGPFMLPASVREGDYIEIGNLGAYARAMATRFNGYGEYTDVILQDEPMYSIYTEDLEPMVRNA; encoded by the coding sequence ATGGAGAAGTTTGCCACCGCCCTAGAAATGGTGACCGAGATGAAGCCGGATCTTCCGGTCTTCGCAGCTCGTCCCCATGCAGCCGGCCGCGCCGCGCGCTGGTTCATCAAAAATTTTCCGGGCGAGGTGGCCTACGCCTACAAGGCGAACAGCTCCGTCTTTCTGATCGGCGCACTCTTCGGCGCGGGGATCAAGCAGTTCGACGTCGCCTCCGTGGCGGAACTCGAAGACGCCGCGACCATTCCGGGCGTGCGTCTCCACTTCATGCATCCGGTCAAATCCCGCTACGCCATCCGGCGCGCGTATTTCGACTACGACATCAAGTGCTTTGCCCTCGACAGCGAGGACGAGCTGCAGAAGATTATCGAGGAGACTGACGGCGCGAAAGACCTCGAGCTGTTCGTCCGCGTCTCGGTGCCGGCGAAAAACAGCCGCGTTCCCCTCGAGCACAAATTCGGCATTTCCGGTCAGCGGGCGCAGCGTCTGCTCGTCAAGGCGCGCCAGGTCGCCGACGAACTCGGCATCACGTTCCACGTCGGCTCGCAGACGGTGACGCCGGACGCCTATGCAATGGCCTTCGAGGAAGTCAAAAAGCACATCGTGAAAGCCGGCGTCGTCGTTGATGCGATCGACATCGGCGGCGGGTTCCCGTCGCGCTACACCGATAGTGTGCCCGCGCGCCTGTCCGACTTCATGGAAGTCATCAAATCGTCGATGGCGAAGATGCCGGTGACCGAGCATTGCCGCCTGATCTGCGAACCGGGCAGGGCGCTCGTGGCCGAAGCTGAAAGCTTGATCGTAAAGGTCGATCTCCGGAAGCCCGGCAACCAGCTGTTCATCAACGATGGCTCCTATGGCGCGCTCTTCGACAGCGCACATCTGGGCTTCATATTCCCGGTTCGGCTGATCCGCCCGGGTCTCGATCCGAACGAGCCCCTCGAACCGTTCGAGTTCTGGGGGCCGACGTGTGACTCGATCGATCGCATGAAAGGGCCGTTCATGCTGCCCGCGTCTGTCCGCGAAGGCGACTACATCGAGATCGGCAATCTCGGTGCGTACGCGCGCGCCATGGCGACACGCTTCAACGGTTACGGCGAATACACCGACGTCATCCTGCAGGATGAGCCGATGTATTCGATCTATACCGAAGATCTCGAGCCGATGGTCCGCAACGCCTAA
- a CDS encoding TIGR02281 family clan AA aspartic protease, which produces MLGFLLVVILGLGSLLAATVFGGVKLDAVPDLPIAATVIAILVAIYMATLLNHRGERRLALWPTLAACISGAVLVAGAFNKSMPLVLADLFAGATAAADAAPTRRDAPASVRIRRTDDGTFFANSEVNGQAMTMRIDNGSATVVLRQSDAEKAGIDISNLAFDTPLKTANGTSYLAPVRLKSVRIGPVAIDDVEALVARPGTLNENLLGTSFLRRLASVELSANFATLRQ; this is translated from the coding sequence ATGCTCGGCTTTCTGCTCGTGGTCATTCTGGGTCTCGGCTCGCTTCTCGCCGCGACCGTTTTCGGCGGCGTGAAGCTCGATGCCGTTCCAGATTTGCCGATCGCCGCGACGGTGATTGCGATACTCGTCGCGATCTATATGGCGACGCTGCTCAATCATCGCGGAGAACGGCGGCTTGCTTTGTGGCCGACGCTCGCCGCCTGCATCTCGGGCGCCGTGCTCGTCGCCGGGGCTTTCAATAAGAGCATGCCGCTGGTCCTCGCAGACCTCTTTGCTGGCGCAACCGCTGCAGCAGACGCCGCTCCGACAAGGCGGGATGCGCCGGCATCCGTACGCATCCGCCGAACCGACGACGGCACTTTTTTCGCCAATTCCGAAGTCAACGGACAAGCGATGACGATGCGGATCGACAATGGGTCGGCGACGGTCGTGCTCCGGCAATCCGACGCCGAGAAGGCGGGCATCGATATCAGCAATCTTGCTTTCGATACACCTCTCAAAACGGCGAACGGAACGAGCTATCTCGCCCCCGTTCGTTTGAAGTCGGTGCGCATCGGGCCCGTGGCGATCGACGACGTCGAAGCGCTCGTCGCGCGTCCCGGAACTCTTAACGAAAACCTGCTCGGTACAAGTTTTTTAAGACGTTTAGCGTCTGTTGAGCTCTCGGCAAATTTTGCGACGCTTCGGCAGTAG
- a CDS encoding glutathione S-transferase — protein MRIIETHAAPSPRRVNIFLAEKGIVVPREELNMMTDDLTTGDFAKLNPWARVPVLILDDGRAISETVAICRYFEEITPEPALFGIGPVGKAEVEMWNRRIEIGLFNAVFAVFRHLHPKMAHLEVPQVAAWGEANKDKVARELTRIDARLAESRFVAGDTYSIADITALVAIDFMKPARLGQPEGFSNVMRWHREVSARPSARA, from the coding sequence TTGCGGATCATCGAAACACATGCAGCACCAAGCCCTAGGCGCGTGAATATCTTCCTCGCCGAGAAGGGCATCGTGGTCCCGCGGGAAGAACTGAACATGATGACGGACGATTTGACGACGGGCGACTTCGCGAAGCTCAATCCCTGGGCTCGCGTGCCGGTCCTCATTCTCGATGATGGCCGCGCGATCTCCGAGACCGTCGCCATCTGCCGCTATTTCGAAGAGATCACTCCGGAACCGGCGCTGTTCGGCATTGGGCCGGTCGGCAAGGCCGAAGTCGAGATGTGGAACAGGCGCATCGAGATCGGATTATTCAATGCGGTTTTTGCCGTCTTCAGGCATTTGCACCCCAAGATGGCGCATCTCGAGGTGCCGCAAGTCGCGGCGTGGGGCGAAGCCAACAAGGACAAGGTCGCCCGCGAACTGACCCGTATCGACGCGCGCTTGGCCGAGAGCCGGTTTGTGGCGGGCGACACGTATTCGATTGCCGACATAACGGCGCTCGTCGCGATCGACTTCATGAAACCGGCGCGCCTCGGTCAGCCGGAGGGTTTCAGCAACGTGATGCGCTGGCATCGCGAAGTCTCGGCAAGACCGAGCGCTCGCGCTTGA
- a CDS encoding thermonuclease family protein — translation MQLMPPKRRRASPKRPIYATVKPWRAYVRLGLTLTLAAVAIFMGRDHWRLRHTQYEPFPASVSGAARPIDGDSLFVGGNEVRLQGLDAPEGRQTCSRGGLTWNCGEEAKRELAHAIGGEIVTCNVSERDRYGRLLARCIAGGRDINSSMVRAGMAVAFGGYNDEEADARSSRRGVWSGEFEAPQRWRAQHNPQDAR, via the coding sequence ATGCAACTTATGCCGCCGAAGCGGCGGCGGGCGTCCCCGAAGCGCCCTATATACGCCACTGTAAAGCCCTGGCGGGCTTATGTAAGGCTCGGATTGACGTTAACGCTGGCGGCGGTCGCCATTTTTATGGGCCGCGACCATTGGCGCTTGCGCCACACCCAGTACGAACCGTTCCCGGCGAGCGTCAGCGGCGCCGCCCGGCCAATCGATGGCGACAGCCTGTTCGTGGGTGGAAACGAGGTGCGGCTTCAGGGATTAGATGCGCCCGAGGGTCGCCAGACCTGTTCGCGGGGCGGCCTGACATGGAACTGCGGCGAGGAGGCCAAGCGCGAGCTCGCGCACGCGATCGGCGGGGAGATCGTCACATGCAACGTCAGCGAACGAGATCGGTATGGCCGGCTTCTCGCTCGCTGCATTGCCGGTGGCCGCGATATCAATTCCAGTATGGTGCGGGCAGGCATGGCGGTCGCCTTCGGGGGCTATAACGACGAAGAAGCCGATGCCCGGTCGTCGCGACGCGGCGTCTGGTCCGGCGAATTCGAAGCGCCGCAACGATGGCGTGCGCAGCACAATCCCCAAGACGCGAGGTAA
- a CDS encoding threonine ammonia-lyase: MTKLATFHPPELAVGYDDIVRAADAIRGAVIPTRFEQSRTLSALLNAEIWLKFENLQFTASYKERGALNKLLSLSPAERQNGVIAMSAGNHAQGVAYHAHRLGIPATIIMPAWTPTIKVENTRGHGANVILEGQSLEEAYGFAVGYGAERGMTFVHPYNDPAIIAGQGTVALEMLSAAPDLDVLIVPIGGGGLISGMAIAAKAINPNIKIVGVEAQLYPSMLNAVKKSHLPVGGDTLAEGIAVTAPGSLTQQIIENLVDDILLVSEVDIERAVSLLITIEKTVVEGAGAAGLAALIGANRLYKGKKIGLVLCGGNIDTRLLASVLTRELARDGRLSRLAIDIPDRPGQLARVSGIIGKAGANVVEVYHQRVFTDVPAKGTELNLVIETRDRRHLEQVVAELKAGGYVVIVKSSGAGTP, translated from the coding sequence ATGACCAAATTAGCGACGTTTCATCCGCCTGAGCTTGCCGTCGGCTATGACGACATTGTCCGCGCCGCCGACGCCATTCGGGGCGCAGTGATCCCGACCCGCTTCGAGCAGAGCCGGACACTGAGCGCGCTGCTCAACGCCGAGATTTGGCTGAAATTCGAAAATCTGCAGTTCACGGCGTCCTACAAGGAGCGCGGCGCGCTGAACAAGCTCCTGTCGCTGTCCCCGGCAGAGCGCCAGAACGGTGTGATCGCGATGTCGGCCGGCAATCACGCGCAGGGCGTCGCCTACCATGCCCATCGCCTCGGCATCCCGGCGACGATTATCATGCCGGCCTGGACCCCGACGATCAAAGTCGAGAATACCCGCGGCCACGGCGCGAACGTCATTCTCGAAGGCCAGAGCCTCGAGGAAGCCTACGGCTTTGCCGTCGGCTATGGCGCCGAACGCGGCATGACCTTCGTCCACCCGTATAACGACCCCGCGATCATCGCGGGGCAGGGTACGGTGGCCCTCGAAATGCTCAGCGCCGCCCCCGATCTCGACGTGCTGATCGTGCCGATCGGCGGCGGCGGCTTGATCTCAGGGATGGCGATCGCGGCAAAAGCGATCAACCCGAATATCAAGATCGTCGGCGTCGAGGCGCAGCTTTATCCGTCGATGCTCAATGCGGTGAAAAAATCGCATCTGCCCGTCGGCGGCGATACGCTTGCGGAAGGCATCGCGGTCACGGCGCCGGGAAGCCTCACGCAGCAGATCATCGAGAACCTCGTCGATGATATTCTGCTGGTCTCTGAAGTCGATATCGAGCGCGCCGTCTCGCTGCTGATAACGATCGAGAAGACAGTCGTCGAAGGCGCGGGCGCCGCGGGATTGGCCGCGCTCATCGGAGCCAACAGGCTTTATAAGGGCAAGAAAATCGGTTTGGTGCTCTGCGGCGGCAACATCGATACGCGGTTGCTCGCGAGCGTGCTGACACGCGAACTCGCACGCGACGGCCGCCTCTCGCGGCTCGCCATCGATATTCCCGATCGTCCCGGCCAGCTCGCGAGGGTCTCCGGAATTATCGGCAAAGCCGGCGCGAACGTCGTCGAAGTCTACCACCAGCGCGTTTTCACTGACGTGCCGGCGAAAGGTACCGAACTCAATCTCGTCATCGAGACGCGCGACCGAAGACATCTCGAGCAGGTCGTCGCTGAGCTCAAAGCCGGCGGCTACGTGGTGATTGTGAAAAGCTCAGGTGCCGGCACACCCTGA
- a CDS encoding TIGR01244 family sulfur transferase, with amino-acid sequence MHPIRPISDSVAISGWLDEEDFAEVKSLGFDKVINFRPDNEARDQIPSTEAEAAAHRSGLDYVQIPVTRQDLFKDDVVDLAAKEFASGGRTLAYCASGQRAAIVWAAATARSHPVDEVLSTVGAGGFDLRLIRDDLEAQAHRGEG; translated from the coding sequence ATGCACCCCATCAGGCCCATCTCTGACAGCGTCGCCATAAGCGGTTGGCTGGACGAAGAGGACTTCGCGGAGGTCAAGTCGCTTGGCTTCGACAAAGTGATCAACTTCCGCCCGGACAACGAGGCTCGCGACCAAATTCCGAGCACTGAAGCCGAAGCCGCCGCCCACCGCTCGGGTCTCGACTACGTGCAGATCCCGGTCACGCGGCAGGACCTCTTCAAGGACGATGTCGTGGACCTCGCGGCGAAGGAATTCGCATCGGGCGGCCGCACGCTCGCCTATTGCGCGTCCGGCCAGCGGGCCGCCATTGTCTGGGCTGCTGCGACGGCGCGATCACATCCCGTCGACGAGGTGCTTTCTACTGTTGGAGCCGGCGGCTTCGATCTCCGGCTCATTCGCGACGATCTCGAGGCGCAGGCCCATCGCGGGGAAGGGTAA
- a CDS encoding Lrp/AsnC family transcriptional regulator translates to MDEMDVKILRLLQQDCTRPVADIGKEVGLSTTPCWRRVQKLEESGVIQRRVAILDAQQVNAGVMVFVSIKTDKHSLTWLEKFHEAVAEFPEVVEFYRMSGDIDYLLRVAVPDIAAYDAFYKKLISRVDIAKVSSAFAMEQIKYTTALPLQFAITERSSKSERAEV, encoded by the coding sequence TTGGATGAAATGGACGTTAAGATCCTGCGCCTTCTCCAGCAGGACTGCACTCGCCCGGTAGCCGACATCGGCAAAGAGGTCGGATTATCGACCACACCGTGCTGGCGCCGTGTTCAAAAACTCGAGGAATCGGGAGTCATCCAGCGCCGCGTCGCGATACTGGACGCGCAGCAGGTGAACGCGGGAGTGATGGTGTTCGTGTCCATCAAGACGGACAAGCACTCGCTGACGTGGCTCGAGAAGTTCCACGAAGCCGTCGCCGAATTTCCCGAGGTCGTCGAATTCTACCGCATGTCGGGAGACATCGACTATCTGCTCCGCGTCGCGGTCCCCGACATCGCTGCCTACGACGCTTTCTACAAGAAGCTCATTTCCCGCGTCGACATCGCCAAGGTCTCATCGGCTTTTGCGATGGAGCAGATCAAATATACGACCGCATTGCCGCTGCAGTTCGCGATCACCGAACGATCGTCGAAGAGCGAACGGGCGGAGGTATAA
- a CDS encoding NAD(P)-dependent oxidoreductase has product MGNHNMAKVAWLGLGVMGYPMAGYLKTRGGHDVVVYNRTSAKAEKWKEQFGGAIAATPAEAARDCDAVFACVGNDDDVRSVTIGPDGAFSTLRPGAIYIDHTTASAKVARELSEIAETRGFKFLDCPVSGGQSGAENGTLTVMAGGDEAAFAVAEPFIKNYARSARLLGPSGSGQLAKMANQIAIAGLVQGLAESIHFAECAGLDIQALIETISKGAAQSWQMENRWQTMHARKFDFGFAVDWMRKDLAICFDEAQANGADLTVTKLVDRFYAEVQELGGRRWDTSSLIARLDAKKET; this is encoded by the coding sequence ATGGGAAATCACAACATGGCGAAGGTTGCGTGGCTGGGGCTCGGTGTCATGGGGTATCCCATGGCGGGTTATCTCAAAACGCGCGGCGGCCACGACGTCGTCGTCTACAATCGGACGTCTGCCAAGGCCGAGAAGTGGAAAGAGCAGTTCGGGGGAGCCATCGCCGCAACACCCGCGGAAGCTGCGCGCGACTGCGATGCCGTATTCGCCTGCGTCGGCAACGACGACGACGTGCGGAGCGTCACGATTGGGCCGGACGGCGCCTTTTCAACGCTCAGACCCGGCGCGATTTACATCGATCACACGACGGCTTCTGCGAAGGTCGCGCGCGAATTGTCGGAGATCGCGGAGACGAGGGGATTCAAATTTCTCGATTGTCCGGTATCGGGTGGGCAGTCAGGCGCCGAGAACGGGACGCTGACGGTGATGGCCGGCGGCGACGAGGCTGCCTTCGCGGTCGCTGAGCCCTTCATCAAGAACTACGCGCGCAGCGCTCGGCTTCTCGGGCCGTCGGGATCGGGGCAACTCGCCAAGATGGCGAACCAGATCGCCATTGCAGGCCTCGTTCAGGGGTTGGCCGAATCCATTCATTTCGCGGAGTGTGCAGGTCTCGACATCCAAGCGTTGATCGAAACGATCTCGAAAGGCGCGGCGCAGTCCTGGCAGATGGAGAACCGCTGGCAGACGATGCACGCGCGCAAGTTCGACTTCGGCTTTGCCGTGGACTGGATGCGGAAGGATCTCGCGATCTGCTTCGATGAGGCTCAGGCGAACGGCGCCGATCTGACGGTGACCAAACTCGTCGATCGATTTTACGCCGAGGTTCAGGAACTCGGCGGACGCCGCTGGGATACATCGAGCCTCATCGCCCGGCTCGATGCGAAAAAAGAAACTTGA
- a CDS encoding DUF4384 domain-containing protein produces the protein MRHLTNSACLLASLLGLALVSNLAIAQVSPNARKNAAVSVPVRPDEPRAAKAYSVLETHCARCHQAGRLERPLPSGGLANILAIQDQARDPVLVKPGLPDASRLYDVFETRHAPLDVFTGPDAKPEPTPDDILAVRRWIKDLAPAVQSCPSREPVRPAAIDKMMREVQHLERDQGKDVRFISLVHLYNSCATAAEMTAYGKALNKLMNSLSWAPEPVKLTPLDDVGTVFSFRLADYGWDNARWKLIEKAYPPALLHVVAPDVVKTAGSPAVVVNGDWLAAAAGETPLYYALLGLPTKLASLATMNGTDLDANIRAGSVRRIAIRESAVTRGNRLIERHPGKPAGLWLAYDFATSTGEQDVFERPQGPKSATTAKQPFKPDQIRALFALPNGFYAFALFDAAGNRVDRALPGIEKPYAGVEADAVEPVTKAGANCFACHTEGLVQAKDDFRAAGPVDIAAGPMAPDRRAALPLFGTDSENALLMLGGWDRYRAAAKAAGVDLDMRVHGDELVTGLARRYREGADFEVALGETGLERPEFLKELADAKGAAAPLARRLLHGVLSRNELERLFSLLKGTDAPVQTTASAGFLRDVKSEIGLTMWFDKPRPVPGDLVTIKAEADNECYLTVISVDSAGVATVLFPSDFQSDNLIHAGEAVSIPPSDAPFQLRYKAEGSETILGRCSTSATPPVGIEHDFERQRFTVLGNWENFLQDTLVTDWEMRTSPEKAERARIARSGALRRQQDRGERIPAPRPDVASEKSLRDGRAILVLGRS, from the coding sequence TTGAGACACCTGACAAATTCTGCATGCCTGCTTGCGAGCCTCCTCGGCTTGGCGCTCGTGAGCAATCTTGCCATCGCGCAGGTCAGCCCCAACGCCAGGAAGAACGCTGCCGTATCGGTACCGGTCCGTCCCGATGAGCCGCGCGCCGCGAAGGCCTATAGCGTGCTGGAGACCCACTGCGCCCGCTGTCACCAGGCCGGGCGGCTGGAGAGGCCGCTCCCATCCGGCGGCCTCGCCAACATTCTGGCGATCCAGGATCAGGCACGCGATCCCGTTCTGGTGAAGCCCGGCCTCCCTGACGCGTCGCGTCTCTACGACGTTTTCGAAACGCGCCATGCGCCGCTTGATGTTTTCACCGGTCCGGACGCCAAGCCTGAGCCGACGCCGGATGACATTCTAGCCGTTCGCCGGTGGATCAAGGATCTTGCCCCCGCCGTGCAGAGTTGCCCGTCCCGCGAGCCCGTGCGCCCCGCCGCGATCGATAAGATGATGCGAGAGGTCCAGCACCTCGAACGCGATCAAGGCAAGGACGTGCGTTTCATCTCGCTCGTCCATCTCTACAACTCATGCGCCACCGCCGCCGAAATGACCGCTTACGGCAAGGCGCTCAACAAGCTCATGAACAGTCTGTCGTGGGCACCCGAACCCGTGAAGCTCACACCACTCGACGACGTGGGCACGGTGTTCTCCTTCCGCCTCGCCGATTACGGCTGGGATAACGCGCGCTGGAAGCTGATCGAAAAGGCATATCCTCCGGCTCTCCTGCACGTCGTCGCGCCGGATGTCGTGAAAACCGCCGGCAGCCCGGCTGTCGTGGTCAACGGCGATTGGCTCGCGGCCGCGGCCGGAGAAACGCCGCTCTATTACGCGCTGCTCGGGCTTCCCACAAAGCTCGCCAGCCTCGCGACAATGAACGGGACCGACCTCGATGCCAACATTCGAGCGGGCTCGGTGCGCCGCATCGCGATCCGCGAAAGCGCCGTGACGCGCGGCAACCGGTTGATCGAAAGGCACCCCGGAAAGCCGGCTGGCCTCTGGCTCGCCTACGACTTCGCGACAAGCACCGGTGAGCAGGATGTCTTCGAGCGCCCGCAAGGTCCGAAATCGGCAACGACGGCAAAGCAGCCGTTCAAGCCCGATCAGATACGCGCGCTCTTCGCACTGCCGAATGGGTTTTACGCATTCGCGCTTTTCGATGCCGCGGGCAATCGCGTCGACCGTGCCTTGCCGGGAATCGAAAAGCCCTACGCTGGCGTCGAGGCCGATGCCGTCGAACCGGTGACGAAAGCCGGCGCCAATTGCTTTGCGTGCCACACGGAGGGATTGGTGCAAGCCAAGGATGATTTCCGCGCCGCCGGTCCAGTTGATATCGCCGCCGGACCGATGGCGCCCGACCGTCGTGCCGCCCTGCCGCTCTTTGGCACCGATAGCGAAAATGCATTGTTGATGCTCGGCGGCTGGGATCGCTATCGTGCCGCTGCCAAGGCTGCTGGCGTCGATCTCGACATGAGGGTGCACGGCGACGAGCTGGTTACGGGCTTGGCGCGCCGCTACCGCGAAGGCGCCGACTTCGAGGTGGCGCTGGGCGAAACAGGTCTCGAACGTCCGGAGTTCTTGAAAGAGCTGGCCGATGCGAAAGGCGCGGCCGCGCCACTCGCACGCCGCCTCTTGCATGGCGTGCTCTCCCGCAACGAACTCGAGCGCCTCTTTTCGCTTCTGAAAGGCACGGATGCGCCAGTCCAAACCACGGCGTCGGCGGGCTTCCTGCGCGACGTCAAGTCGGAGATCGGACTGACGATGTGGTTCGACAAGCCGCGGCCGGTGCCAGGCGACCTCGTGACGATCAAGGCCGAGGCCGACAACGAATGCTACCTGACCGTCATAAGCGTCGATTCAGCAGGCGTCGCGACGGTGCTTTTCCCGAGCGACTTTCAAAGCGACAACCTCATCCACGCGGGTGAAGCCGTCAGCATCCCGCCTTCCGACGCGCCGTTTCAGTTGCGCTACAAGGCCGAAGGCAGCGAAACGATCCTCGGACGCTGTTCGACGAGCGCGACGCCGCCTGTCGGTATCGAGCATGATTTCGAACGGCAGCGTTTCACGGTTCTCGGCAACTGGGAGAATTTCCTTCAAGACACGCTCGTCACCGATTGGGAGATGCGAACGAGTCCGGAAAAGGCAGAGCGTGCCCGTATCGCGCGATCAGGCGCTCTCCGTCGCCAACAGGATCGCGGCGAGCGCATCCCGGCGCCGCGGCCGGACGTGGCGAGCGAGAAGTCTCTGCGTGACGGCCGCGCGATTCTCGTCCTCGGGCGCAGCTAG